Part of the Benincasa hispida cultivar B227 chromosome 11, ASM972705v1, whole genome shotgun sequence genome, GGATATAAGTAGATCTAATTACTAGCTATCAATTTTTTCTGGTTAAATATGGAACAAAAAATTTGAACCTCAAATCTTTAGGTCAGAGTACATACTTTATGTTCGTAGACTTTAACAATCATTCACCTTTTATTACAAACAGATTTACTCATCGACTTTgcgcctttttttttttaaatatattacgCAATAGAGCCATTAAACAGAACATTGATTTTGATGAACAGTGgaaattaaaagtttgtttTATTATGGAAATGCGTTAGAGAATAACAGCGATTAGGAGGAGCTCTTGAAGAAGTGAGATTGAAAAGCCTTTTGTTTGATAACTGAAACTTGCTAGAAGTGCTTGTTGATGCTTCTTCTGCTTCTGCTTCTTGAGATTGACAAATTTTGGTGACGGGCACACTTATTTCCCTAGCCAAAGCCTCTGCCTCAGCTTGTGTTTTGATTATTTGATCAAAACAAATGTATCTTCCATGTGCCTCGTTTTCTCCCATTGCCTCGTACACGCTCACGTGTGCCTCAGCTAATCTTCGCAGGCTTATTGTTGCCAATAGTCCTTGCTCGTACATCTCTTGCGCTCCTGATATTAATTAGAAGTGACAGAGATCGAGAACTATGAAAGTTACTGACTAAAACAGggcattttaatttcaaaattgagaAAACTATGAAAGTTATGTGACAGAAAAAGCTAGAACTTTTATTACACTAATATTAATCCTATCCTTAATATGttagttaaaaagaaattaagttgtagagattgaacaaaaggaaaaggaaaaaaaacaacagaaaaaaaaatgtacctTTGAGATATGCCAATGTTGCAGTTGAATTTCTCATACAAAGGTCAGGAGCTGTTACCAAGCCAGAACAAATAGTGACTAACTTTATATCTCTATCTTTTGCAATTCTCCATGCTGCCGTCTCTGCCTTTAGCTTCCCCAAAGCATACCATAGCTTCAAATATTCCAAACAAAGTATCAATATAAATTGTCTTCTTcaaaaccacatacatctcaaACCGAGTACAAAGATAAATTGCCTGTTTAAATACTACCTTCATCTttacttttaactttgattcattttggtcaatactttcaaaatattcgaTATGGTTTTTGTACTTTTAACCTTGTTCAATTTAGgtattgaacttttaaaaatgatattttttaaaaaaaaataaatagaattgaaaatgaaagtaccaaaatggtcatttttaaaagtacaatgaCCAAAGTATTGAACTAATATGAATTAAAGACGACTAATgtagtatttaaattttataaataataccATCTCTTTGAAATTCATCTCCATTTTCTTATATGCATACGACATGTTTCAAATAATTCACTTTTTAAAGCACACAATattggtgtgatgtattgaAATTCACTTTTTATTTATGTGTGGACCAAATAAGTACAAATGAATTCATTTTAGTtgatgttattttttaaaaacattacaccataaaaaaataataacaaagtaAAAGAAAGAAGATACATGGTCCTAGAGGAGACAAAAAAGTCTAACCACTTATAAAAAATATCCAAGAGAAAGACAACGATAAAGTAGAAAAGTGGGGACTAGAAATTAAATTCTCAATTTGTAACAACACTAAAGGTATGGTTGGAAATACCTatcctaaaaatatatatatggttggaaataattttcaaataagtaACTTTACTTTTACCATCTTTAAAATCACCGTAAAATATGcctttaataatttaaatttaatttaatatttagttttacacAATCAATATAATGTTCATaccattaaaattgatttaattattaattaaaaacaaatttcaaagtaatTTCAAGcttgataaaagtgattttaaccatttcaaaattacttttaaacaTGCTCTAAGGAGTTGATGACTATTTAACTTCAAGGTTTTTTTCTTAGCGATTGTTCTATTCTTGAATTACAAGAGCTAACTACATACATGAGTGAtcgtttcttaaaaaaattgtagtCTTAGTTCATGAAGTTTGATTTAGATTGCATTTAAGTTTGAGTTTTCAAACTCAACAATTTAACCCATGAGATTTCCATTTggtatcattttttttttttttttttttgtctttccATCAAGTTTTTTCGTTAATTAATAACAAAAAGCTGACATTGACAcctattttctattaaaaaaaactcatgtattattattaaattaaaaaatattttcttctttttttctcttcccCTCTTCTCATCCTTCCACCTTCCTTCTTCCACTACAGTCGTCCGGAggaagaggggaaaaaaaaggaaaagcgAGAAAAATAATggttttacaaatttaataattaaaaagttggaaaaaaaatcataaaagataGGTGTGACGCCAGCTTTCAATTTGTAATTAATGAAAACATTTAGAAGACTATGAATGCTACAAAATTAAAACTTCAAAGTAAAATTGTTGAACTTGAAATGCTAGGAtacaaatgcaacataaatcaaaCCTTAAACAAAGAGTCTAATTTTCTGTCTACAAATTACCCATCTTTAAAACAAGGCTTAGAaacagtaatttttttaaattcattaacAAGCATAACATTCACAAAGTTATTCAATTATAGTTCCTTAGCAACAGTTTCAAGAAACCAATACAGTAAATAAGTTTCAAGATTTAGGCTTACTTTTTTATCGACGCATAGCGATGGATCGCTCCAACAATTGTGGTCGACGACTGGGGGGAGCTCGGCTTGTGTACCGTCACGCCATATGCAGGCCAAAAGAGAAGAGGTAAAAACACAGTATCTTACAGAGGATGTTCTTGCACAGGCCTCCATAACATTCTCGCTCACCTTCTTTTCTACCTCAGCCATGGCTTTCTTTTAGCATGCAACATCATCATTTGAAAGAGAAGAGAAGGTTAGATTATTTTAAAATGGAAACTAAAAGATGTTTGGAAGAATTTAAAcgtcaattattttttatatatatcaaatatctCACCCATATATATACATCACCTCATAAAATTACATCTTGTGCttcttatattaatttttaaccttcatttttttagaattttactATTGCTTACCTTTGATGGAAGTTTATATAATTAGGATATTTTTGTTGGAAGAGTAAcgtagatataaatataataggaCAATTTTATTGGGATTGCGATAAAGTCCTATGAGAAGAAGACTATTAGATAGGTAAGTTAACTTATCTATCTTAATTGGTATAAATTTTTTTGAGTGAAAATCAAAGCAAAGTTATTCAAAGTATGTGCACTCAAAATGAACACATATCATATCATTGTAAAAATATGTGAAGAGACTCCAAATGAACTAATGTTTTGGATTTTTGTTACTACTTCTTCATTACTTAAAGtaatagaaaaaatagaaactaatttcaaaatcataagaattgaaataaaattaattagttcttttagcatagttttctttttaaaaaattacttttatcaCCTATTTCTTGAATTCGGAACATCTTGGCTTCTACATTAATTTAAAAGCTttctaatttatcatatttata contains:
- the LOC120090209 gene encoding cinnamoyl-CoA reductase-like SNL6, producing MGIAGAEECRRVELEELRRISERACMLASRRKDSDEFHGRRVSSHSSSDTDEDPGDELVCVTSGVSLLGLAVVNQLLQCGFSVRILLDNPEDRERVREMKSEGGGFRINDCKVSTLSANLMECDSLANAFEGCRGVFHTSSFIDPSGLTGYSKAMAEVEKKVSENVMEACARTSSVRYCVFTSSLLACIWRDGTQAELPPVVDHNCWSDPSLCVDKKLWYALGKLKAETAAWRIAKDRDIKLVTICSGLVTAPDLCMRNSTATLAYLKGAQEMYEQGLLATISLRRLAEAHVSVYEAMGENEAHGRYICFDQIIKTQAEAEALAREISVPVTKICQSQEAEAEEASTSTSSKFQLSNKRLFNLTSSRAPPNRCYSLTHFHNKTNF